CGACGGCCACTGGATCGTCCCGGCCGACATGCTGCGCGACTACCTCGCCGTCCTCGACCGGCACGGCTGCGCACCCGACCGCCCCGCCCGGGAACACCTCGCCGAACTGCGCACCCTCGCCGAGGCCGCCGCCGCGAACGACCCGGCCGAGGTGCCCGCCCTGCTCGCCCGCAACCACGCCCAGGCCCGCGAGATCCGCGAGCTGCGCAGCGCCCTGGAGCGCGAGCGCGCCGACGCCGCCGCGGCTGCCGGGGCCTCGGCGAAGGCCTCCGCCGCACTGGAAGCCGCCGACCGGGCCCGGGCGGAGGACGCGGCGGCCGCCGCCCGGGAGCAGCAGCGGGCCGAGGAGGAACTCGACCGCCTGCGCGACCAGGTCGACCACCAGCGCCGGCAACTCGTCCAGGCCACCCACTACACCCGGGCGCTGGAGTCGGAACTGACCGACGTCCGGCACGAGGCGGACCAGATCTCCCGCGAACTGCGGGTGCTGCGAAGGCAGTTGAACGCGATGACGGCCGCACCGGCGGTCCTGCCGCCACCGCGCGCCGCCGAGACCCCGATGACGGCGGGAGCCACCGCCACGACCGCCACCGGCACCGGTGCGTCCGCGACGACGGAGAGCGCCCCGCCGTCACGCCCCCGGCCGGCGCCCGGCCCGGCCGTCCCGCCGACAGCCCGCCCCGCCAGGGCCGCCGCAGCATCCGCCGCACCGTCCGCGCCACCGTCCTCGGCGCGGTGGCGGCGACGGTTCGGCAGGGCCTACACCTCCCTCAGCGTCGATTACCTGTCGCGCGGGTCGTCCGGCCGGGGCCGGTTCACCGAGCGGGCGGTCCTGCTGTGCGGCCTCGCCGCCGTACTGGGCGGCATCACCTGGGGCGTCCTGCTGCGGGCCGACGCGACCGCCGACGTGTTCGCCCCGCCGTGCGCCGCCGCGGCCGCCCCGGCGGCGGACTGCATCACCACCGAGACCGGCCAGGTCACCGACAAGAACCACCACTCCAACGGCGACAGCGACACCTGGACCCTGAAGGTCACCCACGGGACGGCCCACAGCAGTTACGACGTCGACCTGACGCTCTACGACTCGCTCCGCAGCGGCGACAGCATCGACGTCAAGAGCTGGAAGGGACAGGTCGTCCGGCTCGAACACGCCGGCCACTCCGACCGGGTCCGACCGGACTTCGCCCTGGACCGCCTCCTCGCCGTCCTGCTGATCGTCGCGGGCCTGGTCGTCCCCGTCGCGGTCCTGCTCCGGGCCCCCGTGCTGCGGACGGCGTACGTCCTGGCCTGGTGCTCGTTCTGGGAGGCGTTCCCCGGTCTGACACTGATCGCCAGCACCTCCTGGTGGGCCCTGCTCGCCATCCCCTGGGGCGCCATCGGCCTGATGAGCCTGGCCGTCCTCGCCTGAGCCCCTTCGCCGGCTCCAGCACCTCCCGGACTCCCCAGACCCCTCAGCCCCGCGCGCGGAGCCGGTAGCCGCCCTCGCTCACGTGGAAGCCGGGGCGGGGGCGGCGCACTTCACGGTCTTCGGCGGAGCGGTCGGGTCCTTGAAGTCCAGGACGTCCGACCAGCCGACCCGCGCCTGACCGCCGCCACCGCCCCGGCCTCCGCCTTCGCCTTCGCCGCCCGAACTGCCGCCGCCCGCAACGCCGTTGCCCGGCCGTCCAGGGAGAAGCCAGACCCGGTCTCCGGGTGCCACCCGCTCGACGGGACGGACGACTGGGGCGTGCCCGGCGGGACGGCGCAGGTCAGCGACCGCACCGTCCCGGTGTCGCGCCCGTCCGGGAGGAACTGCGCCGCGCACTCCGCCTGCGTCATCTTCTGCAAGATCGCCTGCCGCGTCTCCATCCACTCGTCTTCGACCGGCCCCCGGTGACCGGACGCCTCACCCGGCCGCCGCCACCAGAGTCTCCGTCGCCGGGGTCTCCGCTGCCAGGGTCTTTGTCGTCAGGGTCTCAGCCAGCCAGTCGGCCAGGTCGGGGAGCCAGTCCGGCAGGGCGTTGCCGAGCAGGTGGTTGCCGTACGGGACGTGGAGCAGTTCGACGTCCGGCAGGTCGGCGGTGAGGGCGTCGGCGTTGGTGACGCCCGGGATGCGGTCCGCACCGCCCTCGACCAGCAGCACGGGCAGCCCGCGCAGCCGGGGCGCCAGGGCGGCCAGGTCGAGCTGCTCGACGAAGGCCCGGGCGGCGGACGCGTCGCCGCAGCGCCGGGCGAGGGTGGCCGTGACGAACGGGACCACCCCGTCCCAGTCCAACCGGTACGGCCCGCTGACCAGCGCCGCCGCCCGGACCCGCGGGTCGTGGGCGGCCACGGCGGCGGCCAGGTAACCCCCGAGACTGAGCCCGAGCACCGCGATCCGCCCCGGATCGATCACGCCCCCGGCCGGGACGACCGCCCCGACAGCCCCGGCGCATACGCCCGGGTCGACGGACGGCATGGCGGGCAACTCGGCGGCGACGGCCAGGGCGTGGTCCAGGGCCCGGCCGATCGCGTGCCGGTGGTCCGGGCCGAGCGCCGGGCCGTCGGCCAGTACGCCCTGGCCGGGGCCGTCGACGGCCAGCACGGCCACCCCGCGGGCGAGCAGCGCGTCGGCCGGGCCGTGGAACTCCTCCTTCGAGGAGTCCATCCCCGGCACCAGCACCACCAGCGGGAACCGTTCGCCTGCCGCGTCCGCCGGTTGCGGCAGCCGCAGCCACCCCGCGTAGCCCTCGCCGGCGATCCGCCGGGCCCGGGGTTCGAGCAGGGCGAGGGCGGCACCCATCGAACGGTCCGCCTCCGCGGCGACGGCGGCGGCCCGTTCGCGGTCCGGGTCCGGGAGCAGCGCGGCGAGGTGGAACCAGCGGGCCGCCAGCCGGTGGTGCTGCCCGGCGGTGCGGACCCGGCCGCGTTCGGCGGCCCGCTCGGCCCGGGCGCGGTGGTCGAGGGCGGCCGCCCGGCAGGCGTCCGGCCACTGCAACAGGGAGCCGATCGGCGCGGTGACCCGGTCGTACTCGTACGGGTCGATGCCCGCGCCGTGGGCGCGCGGGCGGGTCTCGGCGATGAACCCGGCCGACATGCCGGGGGCGGTGAGGAAGGAGAGTTCGGTCATGGGTGCGCGGTCCTCCGAGGCGTGGCGAGTCCTGAACGGTCGGTCGGGTGGACGAGCAGACAGGCAGGCGGGCAGACGGGCAGACGGGCAGACGGGCAGTCAGGCTGATAGATCGACAAATCGATGGCCTGGAAGGTGCGTAGGCGGGCGGTGCACCCTCCGTGGCGCGGCGCGCGCAGCGGGTCGCGGCAGCCCGGCCGCCCCCGGCGTCAACAGCAACATCAACACCAGCCATAATCATCAATGCATTGATGACTGTCAACGACAATGATTGATGCGGGCCGCCCTGTAACATCGCCGCATGGGAATGCCCGTCAGTGACCGCCTCGGCATCGATCTGCACCGCGCCGGCCAGGAGTTGCTGGCCTCGAAACGCCTCGCGGTCGAACCGGCGGGGCTGACCGTGCCTCAGTACGCGGCGCTGTTCGTGCTCGCCGACAGCCCGGGCATCAGCGGGGCCGCACTCGCCCGGGCCTGCCAGGTCACCCCGCAGGCGATGGCCATCCTGCTCAAGCACCTGACCCAGCGCGGGCTGGTGGAACGGGCACCGCACCGCTGGCACCGCAACGTGCTGGAGACCCGGCTGACCGATCGCGGCCGGGCCGCCCTGGAGTTGGCCGACGACCGGGCGACCGAGGTCGAGCAGTGCCTGGCCGACGAGTTCACCGAGGCCGAGCAGGAGCAGTTCCGCACCTTCCTGTCCCGCGCCACCCGCGCGCTGCGCCGCGCCGCCGACGACCTCGGCTGACCCACCACCCGCACCCGCACCCGCCCCGCGCCCTTCCCCTTCGGTGTCGACCACGGGCAACCCCCGGGATGGCGCTGTTGGCGGATCCACCGGCGGGTTCCGGTTCTCGGCCGGCAACAAAAGGTCTG
Above is a genomic segment from Kitasatospora cineracea containing:
- a CDS encoding caspase family protein; translated protein: MPGLPGLPGGPGLPAGLTSRAILIGTSSYQDPAFTQLPAVANSLDRMRRILLDPELCGWSEDEVTVFRDPQNIKVLAPQLRRSIESTDGVLLLYYAGHGLLQPNAQLCLTFTDTNPTDPDVSSLTYEKVRDNLLGCPARVRIVILDCCHAGRATRALSGPGGAGIGALGGAHLDIEGTYILAAAEGPADVVPLEQQHRTATSFTRHLTGLVEEGVLGGPPLLSLGALFPHLRSRLVGHNLPLPTQSNTKSAYLFPFTRNAAWESATRALREYRTAMADALTRADRHGLDADALATALALSADSARAYLDGHWIVPADMLRDYLAVLDRHGCAPDRPAREHLAELRTLAEAAAANDPAEVPALLARNHAQAREIRELRSALERERADAAAAAGASAKASAALEAADRARAEDAAAAAREQQRAEEELDRLRDQVDHQRRQLVQATHYTRALESELTDVRHEADQISRELRVLRRQLNAMTAAPAVLPPPRAAETPMTAGATATTATGTGASATTESAPPSRPRPAPGPAVPPTARPARAAAASAAPSAPPSSARWRRRFGRAYTSLSVDYLSRGSSGRGRFTERAVLLCGLAAVLGGITWGVLLRADATADVFAPPCAAAAAPAADCITTETGQVTDKNHHSNGDSDTWTLKVTHGTAHSSYDVDLTLYDSLRSGDSIDVKSWKGQVVRLEHAGHSDRVRPDFALDRLLAVLLIVAGLVVPVAVLLRAPVLRTAYVLAWCSFWEAFPGLTLIASTSWWALLAIPWGAIGLMSLAVLA
- a CDS encoding alpha/beta hydrolase family protein; this encodes MTELSFLTAPGMSAGFIAETRPRAHGAGIDPYEYDRVTAPIGSLLQWPDACRAAALDHRARAERAAERGRVRTAGQHHRLAARWFHLAALLPDPDRERAAAVAAEADRSMGAALALLEPRARRIAGEGYAGWLRLPQPADAAGERFPLVVLVPGMDSSKEEFHGPADALLARGVAVLAVDGPGQGVLADGPALGPDHRHAIGRALDHALAVAAELPAMPSVDPGVCAGAVGAVVPAGGVIDPGRIAVLGLSLGGYLAAAVAAHDPRVRAAALVSGPYRLDWDGVVPFVTATLARRCGDASAARAFVEQLDLAALAPRLRGLPVLLVEGGADRIPGVTNADALTADLPDVELLHVPYGNHLLGNALPDWLPDLADWLAETLTTKTLAAETPATETLVAAAG
- a CDS encoding MarR family winged helix-turn-helix transcriptional regulator, whose product is MGMPVSDRLGIDLHRAGQELLASKRLAVEPAGLTVPQYAALFVLADSPGISGAALARACQVTPQAMAILLKHLTQRGLVERAPHRWHRNVLETRLTDRGRAALELADDRATEVEQCLADEFTEAEQEQFRTFLSRATRALRRAADDLG